In Penaeus chinensis breed Huanghai No. 1 chromosome 40, ASM1920278v2, whole genome shotgun sequence, one genomic interval encodes:
- the LOC125047200 gene encoding tetraspanning orphan receptor-like isoform X1 → MFSVGHSRAQRRARLRQIFMNQEVEVQPISPPDYVDDRPPPPPYSEVPTEGNTPVTSEEGDSATGSTEHSREGVGVGCEAQEGRQEVEPGIATVAGGSTMLGGGRLWEVQGRLEALRKRHDQWTCFLCCHVRTGTIVIGFWHMLLHLMALSLIAVVVVHPEMLSQSVGPLSGLGGSGDQLTVNPHQQDVQAVKCGAEMPCILATQGDDNSNQGGFSQGNYNKGSPNQGNPNQASNDFSLSLGNLLTTHRLNTDEVNVALFITLCTFVVTLLLVYGAFRGQPSHLMPFFFLQVFDFCISSMTMIGYLSYLPNIRQRIRETPAFPFQQQLLAMNTKCLTFFVMLIFITTLMAKAYCISIVWRCYKFLMLKAQAGRSVLRYMGGVSGPVDQESQTLVMGQDLPDYDTAMADPQYRKKLSGMFPEPPPSYEMAMATLFAQQESGQDHLDSAEGACGGTQVNIPTSSQSLTSQDQPSTASAVNHTPATSRSTVPVSVVIMPSANVVTNTPAAD, encoded by the exons ATGTTTAGTGTTGGCCACAGTAGAGCACAACGTCGTGCGAGGCTTCGCCAGATTTTTATGAATCAAGAAGTGGAAGTTCAGCCAATAAGCCCACCTGACTATGTAGATGatcgtcctcctcccccgccttac AGTGAAGTGCCCACGGAAGGCAACACCCCCGTTACTTCTGAAGAGGGTGACTCTGCAACAGGCAGCACGGAGCACTCGCgggaaggggttggggttgggTGTGAGGCccaggagggaagg CAGGAGGTGGAGCCTGGTATAGCAACAGTGGCGGGGGGAAGCACCATGCTGGGGGGAGGGCGCCTCTGGGAAGTCCAGGGGCGCCTGGAGGCCCTAAGGAAACGACATGACCAGTGGACATGTTTCCTCTGTTGCCATGTCCGTACAGGAACTATAGTCATTGGTTTCTGGCACATG ttACTCCACCTCATGGCTTTGTCTCTGATTGCGGTTGTGGTGGTGCATCCTGAAATGCTCAGCCAGTCCGTTGGTCCTCTTAGCGGTCTTGGAGGCAGTGGAGACCAGCTGACTGTCAATCCACACCAGCAAGATGTGCAAGCTGTAAAATGTGGGGCTGAAATGCCATGTATTTTAGCCACACAGGGAGATGACAATTCTAACCAAGGAGGCTTCAGCCAAGGAAACTATAACAAGGGGAGCCCCAACCAAGGAAATCCTAACCAAGCATCAAatgacttttctctctcccttgggaACTTGCTCACCACACACAGACTCAATACTG ATGAAGTCAATGTTGCCCTGTTCATCACTCTGTGTACATTTGTTGTgactcttcttcttgtttatggAGCTTTTAGAGGCCAGCCTTCCCATCTCATGCCATTCTTCTTCTTGCAAGTTTTTGATTTTTGCATATCAAG CATGACAATGATTGGTTACTTGTCATACTTGCCTAATATTCGGCAGAGGATCCGTGAAACACCAGCCTTTCCCTTCCAGCAGCAGTTGTTGGCTATGAATACCAAATGTTTAACTTTCTTTGTAATGCTTATTTTCATTACAACACTCATGGCTAAG GCGTACTGCATTAGCATCGTGTGGCGTTGTTACAAGTTCTTGATGCTTAAGGCTCAAGCAGGACGATCTGTGCTGCGATATATGGGAGGAGTATCTGGTCCAGTTGACCAGGAGAGTCAGACGCTAGTCATGGGACAAGATTTGCCAGATTATGATACAGCTATGGCCGATCCTCAGTATAG GAAGAAGCTTTCAGGGATGTTCCCTGAACCTCCTCCATCTTATGAGATGGCCATGGCAACACTCTTTGCCCAACAGGAGAGTGGCCAGGATCATCTTGATTCTGCTGAAGGTGCTTGTGGAGGAACACAGGTTAATATTCCCACCTCAAGTCAGTCCTTGACGAGCCAAGATCAACCAAGCACTGCTTCTGCCGTAAACCACACTCCTGCCACAAGTCGTTCAACCGTCCCAGTTTCTGTTGTCATCATGCCCTCAGCCAATGTTGTAACCAACACTCCTGCTGCTGATTAG
- the LOC125047200 gene encoding lysosomal-associated transmembrane protein 4A-like isoform X5, with protein MLGGGRLWEVQGRLEALRKRHDQWTCFLCCHVRTGTIVIGFWHMLLHLMALSLIAVVVVHPEMLSQSVGPLSGLGGSGDQLTVNPHQQDVQAVKCGAEMPCILATQGDDNSNQGGFSQGNYNKGSPNQGNPNQASNDFSLSLGNLLTTHRLNTDEVNVALFITLCTFVVTLLLVYGAFRGQPSHLMPFFFLQVFDFCISSMTMIGYLSYLPNIRQRIRETPAFPFQQQLLAMNTKCLTFFVMLIFITTLMAKAYCISIVWRCYKFLMLKAQAGRSVLRYMGGVSGPVDQESQTLVMGQDLPDYDTAMADPQYRKKLSGMFPEPPPSYEMAMATLFAQQESGQDHLDSAEGACGGTQVNIPTSSQSLTSQDQPSTASAVNHTPATSRSTVPVSVVIMPSANVVTNTPAAD; from the exons ATGCTGGGGGGAGGGCGCCTCTGGGAAGTCCAGGGGCGCCTGGAGGCCCTAAGGAAACGACATGACCAGTGGACATGTTTCCTCTGTTGCCATGTCCGTACAGGAACTATAGTCATTGGTTTCTGGCACATG ttACTCCACCTCATGGCTTTGTCTCTGATTGCGGTTGTGGTGGTGCATCCTGAAATGCTCAGCCAGTCCGTTGGTCCTCTTAGCGGTCTTGGAGGCAGTGGAGACCAGCTGACTGTCAATCCACACCAGCAAGATGTGCAAGCTGTAAAATGTGGGGCTGAAATGCCATGTATTTTAGCCACACAGGGAGATGACAATTCTAACCAAGGAGGCTTCAGCCAAGGAAACTATAACAAGGGGAGCCCCAACCAAGGAAATCCTAACCAAGCATCAAatgacttttctctctcccttgggaACTTGCTCACCACACACAGACTCAATACTG ATGAAGTCAATGTTGCCCTGTTCATCACTCTGTGTACATTTGTTGTgactcttcttcttgtttatggAGCTTTTAGAGGCCAGCCTTCCCATCTCATGCCATTCTTCTTCTTGCAAGTTTTTGATTTTTGCATATCAAG CATGACAATGATTGGTTACTTGTCATACTTGCCTAATATTCGGCAGAGGATCCGTGAAACACCAGCCTTTCCCTTCCAGCAGCAGTTGTTGGCTATGAATACCAAATGTTTAACTTTCTTTGTAATGCTTATTTTCATTACAACACTCATGGCTAAG GCGTACTGCATTAGCATCGTGTGGCGTTGTTACAAGTTCTTGATGCTTAAGGCTCAAGCAGGACGATCTGTGCTGCGATATATGGGAGGAGTATCTGGTCCAGTTGACCAGGAGAGTCAGACGCTAGTCATGGGACAAGATTTGCCAGATTATGATACAGCTATGGCCGATCCTCAGTATAG GAAGAAGCTTTCAGGGATGTTCCCTGAACCTCCTCCATCTTATGAGATGGCCATGGCAACACTCTTTGCCCAACAGGAGAGTGGCCAGGATCATCTTGATTCTGCTGAAGGTGCTTGTGGAGGAACACAGGTTAATATTCCCACCTCAAGTCAGTCCTTGACGAGCCAAGATCAACCAAGCACTGCTTCTGCCGTAAACCACACTCCTGCCACAAGTCGTTCAACCGTCCCAGTTTCTGTTGTCATCATGCCCTCAGCCAATGTTGTAACCAACACTCCTGCTGCTGATTAG
- the LOC125047200 gene encoding tetraspanning orphan receptor-like isoform X4 produces MTRQSEVPTEGNTPVTSEEGDSATGSTEHSREGVGVGCEAQEGREVEPGIATVAGGSTMLGGGRLWEVQGRLEALRKRHDQWTCFLCCHVRTGTIVIGFWHMLLHLMALSLIAVVVVHPEMLSQSVGPLSGLGGSGDQLTVNPHQQDVQAVKCGAEMPCILATQGDDNSNQGGFSQGNYNKGSPNQGNPNQASNDFSLSLGNLLTTHRLNTDEVNVALFITLCTFVVTLLLVYGAFRGQPSHLMPFFFLQVFDFCISSMTMIGYLSYLPNIRQRIRETPAFPFQQQLLAMNTKCLTFFVMLIFITTLMAKAYCISIVWRCYKFLMLKAQAGRSVLRYMGGVSGPVDQESQTLVMGQDLPDYDTAMADPQYRKKLSGMFPEPPPSYEMAMATLFAQQESGQDHLDSAEGACGGTQVNIPTSSQSLTSQDQPSTASAVNHTPATSRSTVPVSVVIMPSANVVTNTPAAD; encoded by the exons ATGACTCGCCAG AGTGAAGTGCCCACGGAAGGCAACACCCCCGTTACTTCTGAAGAGGGTGACTCTGCAACAGGCAGCACGGAGCACTCGCgggaaggggttggggttgggTGTGAGGCccaggagggaagg GAGGTGGAGCCTGGTATAGCAACAGTGGCGGGGGGAAGCACCATGCTGGGGGGAGGGCGCCTCTGGGAAGTCCAGGGGCGCCTGGAGGCCCTAAGGAAACGACATGACCAGTGGACATGTTTCCTCTGTTGCCATGTCCGTACAGGAACTATAGTCATTGGTTTCTGGCACATG ttACTCCACCTCATGGCTTTGTCTCTGATTGCGGTTGTGGTGGTGCATCCTGAAATGCTCAGCCAGTCCGTTGGTCCTCTTAGCGGTCTTGGAGGCAGTGGAGACCAGCTGACTGTCAATCCACACCAGCAAGATGTGCAAGCTGTAAAATGTGGGGCTGAAATGCCATGTATTTTAGCCACACAGGGAGATGACAATTCTAACCAAGGAGGCTTCAGCCAAGGAAACTATAACAAGGGGAGCCCCAACCAAGGAAATCCTAACCAAGCATCAAatgacttttctctctcccttgggaACTTGCTCACCACACACAGACTCAATACTG ATGAAGTCAATGTTGCCCTGTTCATCACTCTGTGTACATTTGTTGTgactcttcttcttgtttatggAGCTTTTAGAGGCCAGCCTTCCCATCTCATGCCATTCTTCTTCTTGCAAGTTTTTGATTTTTGCATATCAAG CATGACAATGATTGGTTACTTGTCATACTTGCCTAATATTCGGCAGAGGATCCGTGAAACACCAGCCTTTCCCTTCCAGCAGCAGTTGTTGGCTATGAATACCAAATGTTTAACTTTCTTTGTAATGCTTATTTTCATTACAACACTCATGGCTAAG GCGTACTGCATTAGCATCGTGTGGCGTTGTTACAAGTTCTTGATGCTTAAGGCTCAAGCAGGACGATCTGTGCTGCGATATATGGGAGGAGTATCTGGTCCAGTTGACCAGGAGAGTCAGACGCTAGTCATGGGACAAGATTTGCCAGATTATGATACAGCTATGGCCGATCCTCAGTATAG GAAGAAGCTTTCAGGGATGTTCCCTGAACCTCCTCCATCTTATGAGATGGCCATGGCAACACTCTTTGCCCAACAGGAGAGTGGCCAGGATCATCTTGATTCTGCTGAAGGTGCTTGTGGAGGAACACAGGTTAATATTCCCACCTCAAGTCAGTCCTTGACGAGCCAAGATCAACCAAGCACTGCTTCTGCCGTAAACCACACTCCTGCCACAAGTCGTTCAACCGTCCCAGTTTCTGTTGTCATCATGCCCTCAGCCAATGTTGTAACCAACACTCCTGCTGCTGATTAG
- the LOC125047200 gene encoding tetraspanning orphan receptor-like isoform X2, producing MFSVGHSRAQRRARLRQIFMNQEVEVQPISPPDYVDDRPPPPPYSEVPTEGNTPVTSEEGDSATGSTEHSREGVGVGCEAQEGREVEPGIATVAGGSTMLGGGRLWEVQGRLEALRKRHDQWTCFLCCHVRTGTIVIGFWHMLLHLMALSLIAVVVVHPEMLSQSVGPLSGLGGSGDQLTVNPHQQDVQAVKCGAEMPCILATQGDDNSNQGGFSQGNYNKGSPNQGNPNQASNDFSLSLGNLLTTHRLNTDEVNVALFITLCTFVVTLLLVYGAFRGQPSHLMPFFFLQVFDFCISSMTMIGYLSYLPNIRQRIRETPAFPFQQQLLAMNTKCLTFFVMLIFITTLMAKAYCISIVWRCYKFLMLKAQAGRSVLRYMGGVSGPVDQESQTLVMGQDLPDYDTAMADPQYRKKLSGMFPEPPPSYEMAMATLFAQQESGQDHLDSAEGACGGTQVNIPTSSQSLTSQDQPSTASAVNHTPATSRSTVPVSVVIMPSANVVTNTPAAD from the exons ATGTTTAGTGTTGGCCACAGTAGAGCACAACGTCGTGCGAGGCTTCGCCAGATTTTTATGAATCAAGAAGTGGAAGTTCAGCCAATAAGCCCACCTGACTATGTAGATGatcgtcctcctcccccgccttac AGTGAAGTGCCCACGGAAGGCAACACCCCCGTTACTTCTGAAGAGGGTGACTCTGCAACAGGCAGCACGGAGCACTCGCgggaaggggttggggttgggTGTGAGGCccaggagggaagg GAGGTGGAGCCTGGTATAGCAACAGTGGCGGGGGGAAGCACCATGCTGGGGGGAGGGCGCCTCTGGGAAGTCCAGGGGCGCCTGGAGGCCCTAAGGAAACGACATGACCAGTGGACATGTTTCCTCTGTTGCCATGTCCGTACAGGAACTATAGTCATTGGTTTCTGGCACATG ttACTCCACCTCATGGCTTTGTCTCTGATTGCGGTTGTGGTGGTGCATCCTGAAATGCTCAGCCAGTCCGTTGGTCCTCTTAGCGGTCTTGGAGGCAGTGGAGACCAGCTGACTGTCAATCCACACCAGCAAGATGTGCAAGCTGTAAAATGTGGGGCTGAAATGCCATGTATTTTAGCCACACAGGGAGATGACAATTCTAACCAAGGAGGCTTCAGCCAAGGAAACTATAACAAGGGGAGCCCCAACCAAGGAAATCCTAACCAAGCATCAAatgacttttctctctcccttgggaACTTGCTCACCACACACAGACTCAATACTG ATGAAGTCAATGTTGCCCTGTTCATCACTCTGTGTACATTTGTTGTgactcttcttcttgtttatggAGCTTTTAGAGGCCAGCCTTCCCATCTCATGCCATTCTTCTTCTTGCAAGTTTTTGATTTTTGCATATCAAG CATGACAATGATTGGTTACTTGTCATACTTGCCTAATATTCGGCAGAGGATCCGTGAAACACCAGCCTTTCCCTTCCAGCAGCAGTTGTTGGCTATGAATACCAAATGTTTAACTTTCTTTGTAATGCTTATTTTCATTACAACACTCATGGCTAAG GCGTACTGCATTAGCATCGTGTGGCGTTGTTACAAGTTCTTGATGCTTAAGGCTCAAGCAGGACGATCTGTGCTGCGATATATGGGAGGAGTATCTGGTCCAGTTGACCAGGAGAGTCAGACGCTAGTCATGGGACAAGATTTGCCAGATTATGATACAGCTATGGCCGATCCTCAGTATAG GAAGAAGCTTTCAGGGATGTTCCCTGAACCTCCTCCATCTTATGAGATGGCCATGGCAACACTCTTTGCCCAACAGGAGAGTGGCCAGGATCATCTTGATTCTGCTGAAGGTGCTTGTGGAGGAACACAGGTTAATATTCCCACCTCAAGTCAGTCCTTGACGAGCCAAGATCAACCAAGCACTGCTTCTGCCGTAAACCACACTCCTGCCACAAGTCGTTCAACCGTCCCAGTTTCTGTTGTCATCATGCCCTCAGCCAATGTTGTAACCAACACTCCTGCTGCTGATTAG
- the LOC125047200 gene encoding tetraspanning orphan receptor-like isoform X3, which yields MTRQSEVPTEGNTPVTSEEGDSATGSTEHSREGVGVGCEAQEGRQEVEPGIATVAGGSTMLGGGRLWEVQGRLEALRKRHDQWTCFLCCHVRTGTIVIGFWHMLLHLMALSLIAVVVVHPEMLSQSVGPLSGLGGSGDQLTVNPHQQDVQAVKCGAEMPCILATQGDDNSNQGGFSQGNYNKGSPNQGNPNQASNDFSLSLGNLLTTHRLNTDEVNVALFITLCTFVVTLLLVYGAFRGQPSHLMPFFFLQVFDFCISSMTMIGYLSYLPNIRQRIRETPAFPFQQQLLAMNTKCLTFFVMLIFITTLMAKAYCISIVWRCYKFLMLKAQAGRSVLRYMGGVSGPVDQESQTLVMGQDLPDYDTAMADPQYRKKLSGMFPEPPPSYEMAMATLFAQQESGQDHLDSAEGACGGTQVNIPTSSQSLTSQDQPSTASAVNHTPATSRSTVPVSVVIMPSANVVTNTPAAD from the exons ATGACTCGCCAG AGTGAAGTGCCCACGGAAGGCAACACCCCCGTTACTTCTGAAGAGGGTGACTCTGCAACAGGCAGCACGGAGCACTCGCgggaaggggttggggttgggTGTGAGGCccaggagggaagg CAGGAGGTGGAGCCTGGTATAGCAACAGTGGCGGGGGGAAGCACCATGCTGGGGGGAGGGCGCCTCTGGGAAGTCCAGGGGCGCCTGGAGGCCCTAAGGAAACGACATGACCAGTGGACATGTTTCCTCTGTTGCCATGTCCGTACAGGAACTATAGTCATTGGTTTCTGGCACATG ttACTCCACCTCATGGCTTTGTCTCTGATTGCGGTTGTGGTGGTGCATCCTGAAATGCTCAGCCAGTCCGTTGGTCCTCTTAGCGGTCTTGGAGGCAGTGGAGACCAGCTGACTGTCAATCCACACCAGCAAGATGTGCAAGCTGTAAAATGTGGGGCTGAAATGCCATGTATTTTAGCCACACAGGGAGATGACAATTCTAACCAAGGAGGCTTCAGCCAAGGAAACTATAACAAGGGGAGCCCCAACCAAGGAAATCCTAACCAAGCATCAAatgacttttctctctcccttgggaACTTGCTCACCACACACAGACTCAATACTG ATGAAGTCAATGTTGCCCTGTTCATCACTCTGTGTACATTTGTTGTgactcttcttcttgtttatggAGCTTTTAGAGGCCAGCCTTCCCATCTCATGCCATTCTTCTTCTTGCAAGTTTTTGATTTTTGCATATCAAG CATGACAATGATTGGTTACTTGTCATACTTGCCTAATATTCGGCAGAGGATCCGTGAAACACCAGCCTTTCCCTTCCAGCAGCAGTTGTTGGCTATGAATACCAAATGTTTAACTTTCTTTGTAATGCTTATTTTCATTACAACACTCATGGCTAAG GCGTACTGCATTAGCATCGTGTGGCGTTGTTACAAGTTCTTGATGCTTAAGGCTCAAGCAGGACGATCTGTGCTGCGATATATGGGAGGAGTATCTGGTCCAGTTGACCAGGAGAGTCAGACGCTAGTCATGGGACAAGATTTGCCAGATTATGATACAGCTATGGCCGATCCTCAGTATAG GAAGAAGCTTTCAGGGATGTTCCCTGAACCTCCTCCATCTTATGAGATGGCCATGGCAACACTCTTTGCCCAACAGGAGAGTGGCCAGGATCATCTTGATTCTGCTGAAGGTGCTTGTGGAGGAACACAGGTTAATATTCCCACCTCAAGTCAGTCCTTGACGAGCCAAGATCAACCAAGCACTGCTTCTGCCGTAAACCACACTCCTGCCACAAGTCGTTCAACCGTCCCAGTTTCTGTTGTCATCATGCCCTCAGCCAATGTTGTAACCAACACTCCTGCTGCTGATTAG